The following DNA comes from Desulfosoma sp..
ATCTGATTCACCAAGTCTTTCGCCCGTTTCGCGGCGTCCAGGACACGTTGAAAATACCGGCATGCGGGCTGATCGGCAGGGGTATGATCGATGCCCATTTGAGCATAGCCCAAGATGGGCATGAGAAGATTATTGAAATCATGGGCAATCCCCGCCGCCAAGGTGGCAAGGGACTCCATCTTTTGTATCCGGTGAATATGTTTGATAAGTTCGTTCTTTTCCTCTTCGGCTTTTTTCTGCGCCGTTTTGTCCTCGTAAACGGCCACAATGTGTCCGGAAGGCAATCGGAACACATAGTTTTCGACCCAAAGCTCGATTCGATCATCTTTATACTGCCTCAGAGGAAAACGCTGAGACACCCCTGTTTGCCACACCTTGCGAAAAATTTCCAAAAGCCCCATGGCCCTGACACCGGGATACACCTCGGTCACCCGTCGTCCCAGGTGAGCTTCCCTAGGCGTTTTTCCAATGGCGACTCCTGCCGGGTTGATGTCTTTGAATACAAAATCGGCCCCATCGTCCACCGCTTCGTACACGGCGATGCCTGTGGCGATATGGTCGAAAATTTCGCGAGCGCTGTCCCCGTAAAAATGTGTCTCGGTATCCATGCTCCCCTCCCTCGTTACGGTGAACACGAAGCATGCAGACCCTCTTTGAGGGTTTATTGAGGTATATATTCCCTAAGGAGACATTTAAATCTAAACTTAAATCAATTGTAGACAAAAAAGCAATTGTCAGGACATGTTGTGCGTGCCGTCACATGCTCCAGGCCTCGACTTCCTCGAAGAGGTGTAAGCTGGGGCAAGATGCCCTAACCTACGGCGTGAACGGTTCGATCCTCGAGGCATGGAAAATGCGCCATCACTCTTGAATGGAATACCTTTTCATCGTAGGGCGCATGAAGGCGAAGCCGGAATGCGCCATTAACAACTGGGGATAGTCGCATTCATGTTTAGTTCTGCCTTTTAGTCCATGAAGGCGAAGCCGGAATGCGCCATTAACAAATTTTCACCGGAGCTGGTCGAGCCGTTTTCCGACAAAAGGAAGGACGGAGGTCATGATGCGATTTTTCCAACAAAGCAATGGTTTCCTCTCGAAAACCCAAGCAAGAGAGAGTCACGTGCATGTTTAAGTACCTTAGCCTAGTCAAAACGGCCAAGGTGGCTCTTTTGGCACAATTTTCAAAGCGTGTTCAAGAACTTGAAATTCCGAATTCTGGGTCTTTAAATTTCATGGACTTCACGTGCCAAAGCCGGGCCGATTGGCCATTCTGGGACGGTCTTCTCCATGTTCGAAAGCTGCAACCTAGGGTTCAAAAGCAACAAAGGGGCCCTGAGATTCCACCGTAGATGAAGATCCACAAGAAAACGGAGGCCGTCCGTGGAAGGTGGATAAAAGATCAATGTCTTGTGGTGGAAGGGCCGTGAGTCTCATTCGATGGGCGTGTGGGCGAGTTTCATGGGCCCCAAGGCTTTGACGATTGCGTGCAAACACGGGGTGCGTATGTTAAGCTGCTAATGGACGAGGCGACGCGAATGTGTCCATTGCCATGTATCTTGAGAACACGGTGAGGAACCCGTATTGTGAATGGGCAGCAGGGCTTGAAGCGGATAGGCAAAAAGGAGGTGCAGAGTCTTTTGGCGTCTCCTGATTTTGCAAGGAATCTGGATCTATGGCGTTCCTTTGATGCCCGAAAGGTGATCAATCCGCTCTTGAGCTTTCTGTGTTCCACAGACGAGAAGCTTCGATGGCATGCGGTGACGGCGGCGGGGATTGTGACGGCGGCCTTGGCGGACAGGGACATGGAATCGGCTCGTGTGATCCTGCGCCGTTTTCTTTGGCAGCTTAACGACGAATCAGGAGGCATCGGCTGGGGGATTCCGGAAGCGATGGGGGAAGCCTTGGCTCGCAGTCCTGTTCTTGCCAAGGAATATGGCCGGCTGGTCTTGTCCTTTGTGCGGGAAGATGAAAACTACTTGGAACATGAACCCCTGCTGGCGGGGGCTTTATGGGCTTTGGCACGTCTTCTCCAAGCCCAACCGAAACTCCTTGAGGAAAGCCGGATCGATCTGATCCGTTATGCCCGCCACGACGGGGCTCTTTTTCGAGCCTTGGCCTTGTGGGGCTTGCGGGCTGTGGGGGACGTCTCCTGTCTTCCCGTCGTCGCCACCTTGACTTCAGATACGGCAAGGGTGCGCTTGTATCGCCACGAATCTTTTCAGGACATGACCGTGGGCCGAATGGCTCAAGAAGCCATTTCGGCCGTTCAGGCGCGAGAGAGACTTACTCATTGTCCAGAGGCAGACGAACGATAAAGGTTGTGCCTCGGCCTTCCTCTGTTTCAAACAGCAATTGTCCCTTGTGCTTTTCCACCACCACGTGATGAGCGATGGCCAAGCCTTGGCCTGTCCCGCGCCCTACTTCCTTGGTGGTAAAGAAGGGATCGAAGATGCGATGCCGAATCTTTTCAGGAATACCGGTGCCGGTGTCCGAGATGCGCACTTCGCACACGTCTTCCACGGCACGGGTTGAGATGGTGATGGTTCCTTTGGTATTCGGCTGATTCTGCACCGCGTCTTTGACCGCGTGAGCGGCATTGACCAAAATGTTAAGGAAGACCTGGTTCATTTCCTCGGGAATGCACGGCACCAGGGGAAGGTTTGGGTCCAGATCGGTGATGACATCGGCCACATACTTCCACTCGTTTCGAGTCACGGTCATGGTGTTTTCCAGCGCCTTATTGATATCTGTGGGAGTTTTTCGCCCTTGGCCGGGATGCGAGAATTCTTTCATGGCCAAGACGATCTTGGCGACCCTTTGAATCCCTTCTAATGTTTGTTCCAGGGCTCGAGGTATTTCCTCTTTAAGGTAGTCCAGATCAATGGCTTCCGTCATTTCTTCCACGGCTTGAACCGTTTCGGCGAGCTGTTCGGTGTTCCGGGCTCCTTCCAGAAGTTGCCGATACTTGTCCAACAACCCTTGCAGGTCTCTAAAGGCATCCCCGAGGAAACGGATATTATCCCCTATGAATTGCACGGGTGTATTGATTTCATGAGCGATCCCCGCTGCAAGTTGACCGATGGATTCCAACTTTTGAGCCTGAGCCAGTTGTGCTTCCAGAAGTTTTCTTTGAGTGATTTCAGCTCCCATGATGAGAAGCCCAGGGGCTTCCAAGTCATTCAAGCGAATGGGGTTAATGCTCAGGCCGAGGAAACCAGGCTGCCCGTCCGGGCGTGTGTATCGAAGGTCATCCACGTGCTGGGTTTTCTTCTTATTGCAACTGACCTTCAAGGCCGCTTCCAGACGCTTCCATTGCCATTCGATGGGCAGTTCCTGCAAGGTTTTGCCGAGCACCTGAACCGTTGCCAGTCCGAAAACACTTTCCGCGGTCCTGTTCCACCGTGTGATACGTCCTTGGGAATCCAGTCCGATGAGAACGGAAGTGATGGCCGAGACGAATTGTTCCAGTTCCGTGTGAGCCTTACGGACTTCTTGTTCGGCTTTTTTGAGAGGGGTAATGTCGTGGAAGACGGAAATACAGCCTGCCAAAGAACCGTCGCTGTTGAAATAGGGTGCGCTTACCACATGAAAATAGGCGTCCAGATAGTCATTGTACACTTCGCGTTCCACAGGAAGCTGGAAAGGATCCATGTTTTCCCACGGGCACCGAGGGCATTTTCCCGACCGTCCGTGAAGTATTTCGTAACAATAACGACCGACGATTTCTTCCCGAGGCATTTGTAATCGGCGGGACAAAGCCGCATTGACCTTGAGAATGCGTAGATCCTTGTCCGACACTTCGATCAGGGCGGGGACGGCATCAAAGGTGCGCTCCCATTCTTCTTTGGCTTGAAGAAGGGCTTCTCGAGCTTTCTTACGTTCCGTGATGTCGAAAAGAACTCCGGAAACGTGGTCCACTTTTCGTTCTTCCGTTAAAACAGTACGACCTCGATCTTGAATCCATCGGATTTGCCCAAAGGCATCCACGATTCGGTATTCTCTGACGAAAGCCCCGTCCCCGGCCATGGCTTCCTTCACGGCCTGTGACAAAAGGGGTAGATCTTCCTCGAGAACGCACTCGTTCCAGCGCTTCTTTCCAGAAACGAATAATTCAGGGTCATAGCCGGTGACGTCACGAATCTGTTCGGAGACAAAAACGACCGACCAGTCCTTTAAACCCTTATACACGACACAGGGCAGATTATGAACCAAGGCGGCATAATCTTCCTTTTGCTGACGGAGTTCTCGAGTTTTTTGTTCGACAAGTCTTTCGAGATCCTCGAGGTATTCACGATTGGCGATTTCCAGTTCCCGCCTTCTTAGGGCACTTTCCACGGCGATGCGTAAACCGGATAGATCAAAGGGTTTCATGGCATATCCGTACACGCCGATGTCCAGAGCTCTTTGCGTCGTCTTTGCATCGTCCAGAACGGACAGGATAAGCGTGCCGGTATTCGGATACGTCTGAACCACGTGGGCCATGAAATCCAGCCCGTCTTCTCCCGGCAAATCTACATCGGAAATGACCAGTTCGAAATTCTGTTCCCTTAAAAGCGAACGTGCTTTGGCGGCATCGGCTGCCGTGACGCATCGATGCCCGAAACCTGAGAGTGCTGAGGAAACCAGGTGTCGAATGGCGGCATCATCGTCCACAACTAGAATGCGTGCCATCACCTTTGCCCTCCCGTGGAGAGGAAATTAGCAAGACCGCCTCTAAGGGATCCATGCATTTGTTTTATCGGCATGACTCAAGTTTGGCTTAAAAGATGTCGATATAAGCCGTGAATGGTCCAAATCCTGCTGCCCCGTCCGCCTGTACGGGCATGAATGTGGAGGGGCCTACCGGTGTGTCCGTTTTACTACCCGCTCTAAAACGGATTTTTTCCCTTGAGAGGTAGGGGCTTACCACATGCACGGATGGCGGATCAGAGGTCTATTTTCACTGAAAAACCGAACATTTCGGAAGTCTCACACACTGCCCTGCGTTACCAAAATCCAGGGTTTTTTTAATTTTTCCTTTAGCGGCTCGAGAATGCCTCGCTAGGGAAGCAACGGTCAATCCTTTGGTGTTTGGATCCAGCCTCATAGGAGAATTGTCAATGATTTCCATATGCTCTCCTTAAGCTTTTCACTTTTCGTTAAGATCCAGGATAATCCTGCCCGTAAAGGTCTTCATCGAGACTATTCGGCGCCTGAGCAATCAGCCACGAATCTAATCATCTTCGCATCTAAACCGTCTTTGCCTCGCTGTCAAAATTGTCTCGGAACGCCCAAAAATGACGCAACTTACTCCTTTGCCCGATTTCCGGATCGACCGCCTCGAAATTATCCCCAACGACCAAGCGTCGAGGGTTCAAGATTTTGTTCGCGATGCTAAGAAACCTCGACGGATGTTTGTTATGGCATCTTATCGCGTACTAGTAACCATAGGCCAAAGTTATTCAGCACGAAGTATTTAGCTCAAGAAATGTATGGAGGAAGTGGAACGCTTGTCCGTCACCGATCCTTTGACCCAGGTGTATAACCGGCGCTATTTCAACGAACAGCTTCCAAAACTTCTGCAGGCCGGTCGCCGTCACGGACGCCCTCTGTCCCTCATCATGACCGATATTGACCACTTCAAGAAAATCAACGACACTTACGGTCACCAAACAGGCGATGCCGTGCTTCAGCATTTTGCAGCTCTTTTAAGAGGTTCTCTGCGAAGTGGGGATTGGGTCGCCCGTTTTGGCGGTGAAGAATTTGTGGTGGTCCTTCCGGAAACAGATTCGAATGCGGCGGTGGTGGTCGCCGAACGGTTGCGGCTTTTGACGGCGCATAGCTCCGTGGAGAGTTCCAAAGGCCCGGTGCGTATGACGGCGAGTTTCGGCGTGGCCGGTGTGCCGGCAGGCATGGTGGATACCGTGAGCCTCGAAACCCTTGTGGCCGCCGCCGACGCCGCTCTTTATCGTGCCAAGGAAAACGGCCGAAACCGCATAGAAATTCACCAAGATGGATTTCCTTCAAAGATTTGATTCATGACACGTTCGATGCAGTTTTCCACGAAAGCTCCTCGGTCCGTTACCCCCTCAGCATCATCCAAGGAAAAAGACAAACTGGTCGAGCTGTGAACGGAAAGCAGTTCCAAACCCGTTTCCAAGGCGTTTCGAATCCACAGGCGAAAAGCTTTGAGAGCCTGAGGCCGACGTTCAAGAAGGTCTTGAACGGTGCAAGAGATGTTTTCGCCGCTCCATTCCAGATCCTCAGCGATGGCCGCTACAAGATCGGAATCCACACGAGGGCGCCGCACCGGAATACAGTGGGCGATAATGTCCACATAGATTTTGAAGGGATCGTCGTCGCATCGCTCCGGATGACATACCAAGCATTGGTCTGTGTCATGAGCGATGGCGGCGTTTTCGGCGAATCGGTTTTCTTGGGCGATCCTTTGAAAATGGCGAATGGTCATTTCCAGGGCCGTAGTGTTTTTTCTTTCCATGAACTCTTTCCTCCGTCGAGAAAACGACGACAATCACGACAAGTCAGGTAAAAGAATGCCTCATTTCACTCCGGCTTATGTTCAAGCGTTTCGCGCAGGCTCCCTGCAGAGAAAAGCGGCGGCTCTCAAGGAACGACTTCGAGCTTGTGATTTGTGTCCGCGTCGTTGCGGTGTCGATCGGGTGTCCGGCCAATTGGGCTTTTGCCGTACCGATGCCCGTCTCAAAGTGGCTGCCGTAAGTGTGCATCCTTGGGAGGAACCTCCCATTGCCGGCATCAAAGGGTCCGGCACCATCTTTTTTTCCGGCTGCACGCTGCATTGTCTTTTTTGCCAAAATTATCCCATCAGTCAAATGGGTGTCGGTCGCGTGATGGAGCCTGAAATCTTGGCCGAAAAAATGCTTCGGCTTCAAGAAAGAGGGGTTCATAACATCAATCTTGTGACCCCGACCCATCAGGTGCCTCAGTTTCTGGAAGCTTTGATCATTGCCGTAGAAAAGGGCTTGCGGCTTCCTTTGGTTTACAATTCCAGCGGTTACGAAAGGGTTTTCCTTATCCGTGAACTGGAGGGCATCGTGGATATTTATTTGCCGGATATCAAGTTTGCTTCCAGGACTGTGGCGGCATGGTGTTGCGGTCGTGGTGACTATGTGGTGCAGAACCGAAGAGCCCTTTTGGCCATGTGGCGGCAGGTGGGGCCCTTGCAGTGTGATGATGAAGGAGTGGCGAGGCGAGGGCTTTTGGTTCGGCATTTGGTGTTGCCTGAAGATCTTTCGGGAACAGCTCAGTGTTTGGCCTTTTTGAGGCGAGCCTTGGGAAAGAATGTTTGGGTGAGCCTCATGGACCAGTATTTTCCAGCCCATAAGGCTCTTCAACAACCTCCCTTGGATCGAAAACCCACGGCCGAAGAAATGGACGCCGCCTTGAAGGCCGCCTGGAAAC
Coding sequences within:
- a CDS encoding GGDEF domain-containing protein encodes the protein MEEVERLSVTDPLTQVYNRRYFNEQLPKLLQAGRRHGRPLSLIMTDIDHFKKINDTYGHQTGDAVLQHFAALLRGSLRSGDWVARFGGEEFVVVLPETDSNAAVVVAERLRLLTAHSSVESSKGPVRMTASFGVAGVPAGMVDTVSLETLVAAADAALYRAKENGRNRIEIHQDGFPSKI
- a CDS encoding PAS domain S-box protein, producing the protein MARILVVDDDAAIRHLVSSALSGFGHRCVTAADAAKARSLLREQNFELVISDVDLPGEDGLDFMAHVVQTYPNTGTLILSVLDDAKTTQRALDIGVYGYAMKPFDLSGLRIAVESALRRRELEIANREYLEDLERLVEQKTRELRQQKEDYAALVHNLPCVVYKGLKDWSVVFVSEQIRDVTGYDPELFVSGKKRWNECVLEEDLPLLSQAVKEAMAGDGAFVREYRIVDAFGQIRWIQDRGRTVLTEERKVDHVSGVLFDITERKKAREALLQAKEEWERTFDAVPALIEVSDKDLRILKVNAALSRRLQMPREEIVGRYCYEILHGRSGKCPRCPWENMDPFQLPVEREVYNDYLDAYFHVVSAPYFNSDGSLAGCISVFHDITPLKKAEQEVRKAHTELEQFVSAITSVLIGLDSQGRITRWNRTAESVFGLATVQVLGKTLQELPIEWQWKRLEAALKVSCNKKKTQHVDDLRYTRPDGQPGFLGLSINPIRLNDLEAPGLLIMGAEITQRKLLEAQLAQAQKLESIGQLAAGIAHEINTPVQFIGDNIRFLGDAFRDLQGLLDKYRQLLEGARNTEQLAETVQAVEEMTEAIDLDYLKEEIPRALEQTLEGIQRVAKIVLAMKEFSHPGQGRKTPTDINKALENTMTVTRNEWKYVADVITDLDPNLPLVPCIPEEMNQVFLNILVNAAHAVKDAVQNQPNTKGTITISTRAVEDVCEVRISDTGTGIPEKIRHRIFDPFFTTKEVGRGTGQGLAIAHHVVVEKHKGQLLFETEEGRGTTFIVRLPLDNE
- a CDS encoding DVU0298 family protein; translation: MNGQQGLKRIGKKEVQSLLASPDFARNLDLWRSFDARKVINPLLSFLCSTDEKLRWHAVTAAGIVTAALADRDMESARVILRRFLWQLNDESGGIGWGIPEAMGEALARSPVLAKEYGRLVLSFVREDENYLEHEPLLAGALWALARLLQAQPKLLEESRIDLIRYARHDGALFRALALWGLRAVGDVSCLPVVATLTSDTARVRLYRHESFQDMTVGRMAQEAISAVQARERLTHCPEADER
- a CDS encoding radical SAM protein, yielding MPHFTPAYVQAFRAGSLQRKAAALKERLRACDLCPRRCGVDRVSGQLGFCRTDARLKVAAVSVHPWEEPPIAGIKGSGTIFFSGCTLHCLFCQNYPISQMGVGRVMEPEILAEKMLRLQERGVHNINLVTPTHQVPQFLEALIIAVEKGLRLPLVYNSSGYERVFLIRELEGIVDIYLPDIKFASRTVAAWCCGRGDYVVQNRRALLAMWRQVGPLQCDDEGVARRGLLVRHLVLPEDLSGTAQCLAFLRRALGKNVWVSLMDQYFPAHKALQQPPLDRKPTAEEMDAALKAAWKLGLRFGFTQETCPCGG